A single region of the Solwaraspora sp. WMMD406 genome encodes:
- a CDS encoding choice-of-anchor P family protein, which translates to MGKYGRRRLRIFGSAVAFGLTAVLLIATPAQADTSQVSASALQIGLVGGGVASSGTFTASNTDGGSEVTSGNNAPALTVLGSQNVITAGVLGQYGTAEYLGVSHGCAGVLGAGGTFQFGPGGDCTVTPGAEVTFTLGTSGLASINLRADAIYATCTATSTPTATGDATLTNARITSTTLGVETTLLDLSLDTSPNTGLTVPGLLSIVVNSQTSSGPGQIDVAALRIEALSGTLASLVIGNVICGPNAIAPPIPVIPVAGAPLAAGVLAAAGLGWYLVRRRRNAAAQAA; encoded by the coding sequence ATGGGAAAGTATGGACGTCGCAGGCTGCGGATCTTCGGATCGGCGGTGGCCTTCGGGCTCACCGCGGTCCTGTTGATCGCGACACCTGCTCAGGCAGACACGTCACAGGTGAGTGCCTCGGCCTTGCAGATCGGACTCGTCGGCGGCGGTGTCGCGAGTTCAGGCACCTTCACCGCCAGCAACACCGACGGCGGAAGTGAGGTGACCAGCGGAAACAACGCCCCGGCGCTCACGGTGCTGGGCTCGCAGAACGTCATCACCGCAGGCGTACTCGGCCAGTACGGCACGGCCGAGTACCTGGGCGTCTCCCACGGCTGCGCGGGCGTGCTCGGCGCGGGCGGAACCTTCCAGTTCGGTCCGGGCGGGGACTGCACGGTTACCCCCGGTGCCGAGGTCACCTTCACGCTCGGCACCAGCGGACTGGCATCCATCAACCTGAGGGCCGACGCGATCTACGCGACGTGCACCGCGACGAGTACCCCGACCGCCACGGGGGACGCCACCCTGACCAACGCCCGGATCACGTCCACCACGCTGGGCGTCGAGACCACCCTGCTGGACCTGTCGCTCGACACCTCGCCGAACACCGGGCTGACCGTTCCGGGGCTGTTGTCGATCGTGGTGAACAGCCAGACCAGTTCGGGGCCGGGACAAATCGATGTCGCGGCGCTGCGTATCGAAGCACTCAGCGGGACACTCGCGTCCCTGGTCATCGGCAACGTCATCTGCGGGCCCAACGCGATCGCGCCGCCCATTCCGGTGATCCCGGTCGCCGGCGCACCACTGGCCGCAGGCGTACTCGCCGCCGCCGGACTGGGCTGGTACCTCGTCCGTCGACGCCGCAACGCCGCCGCCCAGGCCGCCTGA
- a CDS encoding bifunctional GNAT family N-acetyltransferase/acetate--CoA ligase family protein, whose product MDRSADVLLRDGTTVHLRQIRPDDADAIVAMHARFSERTRYLRYFSPYPRIPERDLERFVTVDHHDREAFVVVSGDRIFAVGRFDRLGPGATEAEVAFVVEDAHQGRGVGSVLLEHLAAAARAEGIESFVAEVLPVNAPMLRVFSDAGYQVRRRYADGVVHLSFPIAPTDASLQVQWSREHSAEARSIARLLTPRAVAVYGASATGQGIGAAILGHLRDGGFTGDVVAVHPSVERIGGLTAYRRAVDAGTPVDLAVVAVPPAGVPGVVADAAAAGAHGVVVVSAGFAETGPAGAAAQRELTRIAHDAGLRVVGPNCLGVANTDPRIRMNATLAPRLPPVGRVGFFSQSGALGVALLAEADRRGLGLSTFVSAGNRADVSGNDLLQYWQDDPGTDVILLYLETFGNPRKFARLTRRIGRTKPVVALASTVRPVSAPDPSAAGTAGLDAGAGAGVGGPDAAGATRLFARSGVIRVDTVAELFDVGTLLAHQPLPVGRRVGVVGNSSALTTLAATACTARRLRVAAGYPRTVAPEADAHEFADALADAAVDPEVDGLVVVFAPPLPGQLADSDADFTSALASVALAGDKPTVATLLAGRPPAGVPTYPSVEESVRALARVADYADWLRSPPGVVPDPPGIDASAAADALRVPVPDVAALLAAYGVPVVESTPVGDAEQAVAVATTLGLPVVLKAAAEGLRHRLDLGAVRLDLGTADAVALAYRDIAAHFGPQVLVQRMVPPGVACVVELVTDPTFGPVIGFGLGGVATDLLGDRAWRSVPLTDRDAAELVDEPRAAPLLCGYRGTGVVDRDAVIDLLVRIGRLADEQPRVRGLRLNPVLARPDGLSVLHASVDVDPQGQRPDIGPRRL is encoded by the coding sequence ATGGACCGTTCGGCTGACGTGCTCCTGCGGGACGGCACCACCGTCCACCTGCGGCAGATTCGCCCCGACGACGCCGACGCGATCGTCGCCATGCACGCCCGGTTCTCCGAACGCACCCGCTACCTGCGCTACTTCTCGCCGTACCCGCGCATCCCCGAGCGCGACCTGGAACGGTTCGTCACCGTCGACCACCACGACCGCGAGGCGTTCGTCGTGGTCTCCGGTGACCGGATCTTCGCCGTCGGCCGGTTCGACCGCCTCGGACCCGGCGCCACCGAAGCCGAGGTGGCGTTCGTCGTCGAGGACGCCCACCAGGGCCGTGGCGTCGGCTCGGTGCTGCTGGAACACCTCGCCGCGGCCGCCCGAGCCGAGGGCATCGAATCGTTCGTCGCCGAGGTCCTGCCGGTCAACGCGCCCATGCTCCGGGTCTTCTCCGACGCCGGCTACCAGGTCCGTCGCCGCTACGCCGACGGCGTGGTCCACCTGAGCTTCCCGATCGCGCCGACCGACGCCTCCCTGCAGGTGCAGTGGAGCCGCGAGCACAGCGCCGAAGCCCGTTCGATCGCCCGGCTGCTGACACCGCGCGCCGTGGCGGTCTACGGCGCCAGCGCCACCGGCCAGGGTATCGGCGCGGCCATCCTTGGTCATCTGCGCGACGGCGGGTTCACCGGTGACGTCGTCGCGGTCCACCCGAGCGTCGAGCGCATCGGCGGGCTCACGGCGTACCGTCGGGCGGTCGACGCCGGCACGCCGGTGGACCTCGCCGTGGTCGCGGTGCCCCCGGCCGGCGTACCGGGGGTGGTCGCGGACGCGGCGGCGGCCGGCGCGCACGGCGTGGTGGTGGTGTCGGCCGGATTCGCCGAGACCGGCCCGGCCGGTGCCGCAGCGCAGCGGGAACTGACCCGGATCGCCCACGACGCCGGCCTACGGGTGGTCGGTCCCAACTGTCTCGGGGTGGCCAACACCGACCCCCGGATCCGGATGAACGCCACGTTGGCCCCGCGCCTGCCGCCCGTCGGTCGGGTCGGCTTCTTCAGCCAGTCGGGGGCGCTCGGGGTGGCGTTGCTCGCCGAGGCGGACCGGCGCGGCCTGGGACTGTCCACGTTCGTCTCGGCCGGCAACCGGGCCGACGTCTCCGGCAACGATCTGCTCCAATACTGGCAGGACGATCCCGGTACGGACGTGATCCTGCTCTATCTGGAGACGTTCGGGAACCCGCGCAAGTTCGCCCGCCTCACCCGCCGGATCGGGCGGACCAAACCGGTGGTGGCGCTCGCGTCCACCGTACGGCCGGTGTCCGCCCCTGATCCGTCGGCAGCCGGTACGGCCGGGCTGGACGCCGGCGCCGGCGCCGGAGTCGGCGGCCCGGACGCGGCCGGAGCCACTCGACTGTTCGCCAGATCCGGGGTGATCCGGGTGGACACCGTCGCCGAACTGTTCGACGTCGGGACGCTGCTGGCCCACCAGCCGCTGCCGGTCGGCCGGCGGGTCGGCGTGGTCGGCAACTCCTCGGCCCTGACCACCCTGGCCGCCACGGCCTGTACGGCGCGGCGACTGCGGGTCGCGGCCGGCTATCCCCGCACCGTCGCCCCGGAAGCGGACGCGCACGAGTTCGCCGACGCGCTGGCGGACGCCGCGGTCGACCCCGAGGTGGACGGGCTGGTGGTGGTCTTCGCCCCGCCGCTGCCGGGTCAGCTCGCCGACTCCGACGCCGATTTCACCTCGGCCCTGGCCAGCGTGGCTCTGGCCGGCGACAAACCGACGGTGGCGACGTTGCTGGCCGGGCGGCCGCCGGCCGGCGTACCCACCTATCCGTCGGTGGAGGAGTCGGTTCGGGCGTTGGCCCGGGTCGCCGACTACGCCGACTGGTTGCGTAGCCCGCCCGGCGTGGTGCCCGACCCGCCGGGGATCGACGCCTCGGCGGCCGCCGACGCGTTGCGGGTGCCGGTGCCCGACGTGGCCGCCCTGCTCGCCGCCTACGGGGTGCCGGTGGTCGAATCGACGCCGGTTGGTGACGCCGAGCAGGCCGTCGCGGTCGCCACCACCCTGGGTTTGCCGGTGGTGCTCAAGGCGGCGGCGGAAGGGCTGCGACACCGGCTGGACCTCGGTGCGGTCCGGCTGGACCTCGGGACGGCCGACGCGGTCGCACTCGCGTACCGGGACATCGCCGCCCACTTCGGTCCGCAGGTGCTGGTCCAGCGGATGGTGCCGCCCGGCGTGGCCTGCGTGGTGGAGCTGGTGACCGACCCGACCTTCGGTCCGGTGATCGGCTTCGGGCTCGGCGGGGTCGCCACCGACCTGCTCGGGGACCGGGCGTGGCGATCCGTGCCACTGACCGACAGGGACGCCGCCGAACTGGTCGACGAGCCGCGAGCGGCACCGCTGCTGTGTGGCTACCGGGGCACCGGAGTGGTGGACCGCGACGCGGTGATCGACCTGCTGGTGCGGATCGGCCGGCTCGCCGACGAGCAGCCCCGGGTCCGTGGGTTGCGGCTCAACCCGGTGCTGGCCCGGCCGGACGGCTTGTCGGTCCTGCATGCCAGCGTCGACGTGGATCCGCAGGGACAGCGACCCGACATTGGTCCGCGTCGGCTGTGA
- a CDS encoding sulfurtransferase, translating to MFDVDNPTVDVTALAAAMRADSPPTLLDVRWRLTGPSGRADYDAGHLPTAVFVDLDADLCGPPGAGGRHPLPDPDRLQTTLRAAGVRAGHPVVVYDVGDGWAAARAWWTLRWAGHRRTWVLDGGYRGWQAAGQPVTTDPARPDPGDISVRPGGLPVLDAASAASLARRGGLLIDVRAPERYRGESEPIDPVAGHIPGAVNLPTTSHTGPDGRLLDATTLRDRFAAVGLRPDSTVGAYCGSGVTAAHTLLALHRAGRTDAALYVGSWSEWITDPARPVAVGDQPG from the coding sequence GTGTTCGATGTCGATAACCCTACCGTTGACGTGACCGCACTGGCGGCCGCGATGCGCGCCGACTCGCCGCCGACCCTGCTCGACGTCCGGTGGCGGCTGACCGGGCCGTCGGGACGGGCCGACTACGACGCCGGCCACCTGCCCACGGCCGTCTTCGTCGACCTCGACGCCGACCTCTGCGGCCCGCCCGGTGCGGGCGGACGCCACCCGCTACCCGACCCGGACCGGCTGCAGACGACGCTGCGCGCCGCCGGGGTGCGCGCCGGGCATCCGGTCGTCGTCTACGACGTCGGCGACGGGTGGGCCGCCGCCCGAGCCTGGTGGACGCTGCGGTGGGCCGGGCACCGGCGGACCTGGGTCCTCGACGGGGGCTACCGGGGATGGCAGGCCGCCGGGCAGCCGGTGACCACCGACCCGGCCCGGCCGGACCCCGGCGACATCTCGGTGCGCCCCGGCGGGTTGCCGGTGCTGGACGCCGCCTCCGCCGCCTCGTTGGCGCGTCGGGGCGGGCTGCTGATCGACGTCCGCGCTCCCGAGCGGTACCGGGGCGAGTCGGAGCCGATCGACCCGGTGGCCGGCCACATCCCGGGCGCGGTCAACCTGCCGACCACGTCGCACACCGGCCCGGACGGCCGACTGCTCGACGCGACCACGCTGCGTGACCGGTTCGCCGCCGTCGGCCTACGCCCCGACAGTACGGTCGGCGCGTACTGCGGTTCGGGCGTGACCGCCGCCCACACCCTGCTGGCCCTGCATCGGGCCGGCCGCACCGACGCCGCGCTCTACGTCGGATCCTGGAGCGAGTGGATCACCGATCCGGCCCGGCCGGTCGCGGTCGGCGACCAACCCGGCTGA
- a CDS encoding acetoin utilization protein AcuC — MSDGTLVVWDEQLMAYDLGDHPLDPVRVELTVALAREFGLLDRPGVEILAPRPATDADLARVHRADYLDAVRVAHDDPFFSGYGLGTPDNPTFPSMHEASALIAGATMAAAEAVWQGRVRRAVNVAGGLHHAMPGRAAGFCVYNDPAVAIARLLDLGAERIAYVDVDVHHGDGVQEIFYNDPRVLTVSLHETPLALFPGTGFPDEIGGPGAEGSAVNIALPSGTADSGWLRAFHAVVPSLLRAFRPQLLVTQCGADAHRLDPLADLRLSVDGQRAIYLRLRALADELCAGRWVATGGGGYALVEVVPRAWTHLLAVATGDALHPATLTPPRWRDLAARRCPGRQVPLRMTDDVDPVHQPWQPEGEPDPVDRAIIATRKSVFPLHGLDPHDPRD; from the coding sequence ATGTCGGACGGGACGCTGGTGGTCTGGGACGAGCAGCTCATGGCCTACGACCTCGGGGACCATCCGCTCGATCCGGTCCGGGTCGAGTTGACCGTCGCGCTGGCCCGGGAGTTCGGCCTGCTGGACCGGCCCGGCGTCGAGATCCTCGCCCCGCGGCCGGCCACCGACGCCGACCTGGCCCGGGTGCACCGGGCCGACTACCTCGACGCCGTCCGGGTCGCCCACGACGACCCGTTCTTCTCCGGGTACGGCCTCGGCACCCCGGACAACCCGACGTTCCCGTCGATGCACGAGGCCAGCGCCCTGATCGCCGGCGCCACCATGGCCGCCGCCGAAGCGGTCTGGCAGGGCCGGGTACGGCGGGCGGTCAACGTCGCCGGCGGACTGCACCACGCCATGCCGGGCCGGGCCGCCGGGTTCTGCGTCTACAACGACCCGGCGGTGGCGATCGCCCGGCTGCTCGACCTCGGTGCCGAACGGATCGCGTACGTCGACGTCGACGTGCACCACGGCGACGGCGTGCAGGAGATCTTCTACAACGATCCGAGGGTGCTCACCGTCAGCCTGCACGAAACCCCGCTGGCACTGTTCCCCGGCACCGGATTCCCCGACGAGATCGGCGGCCCCGGCGCCGAAGGCAGCGCGGTCAACATCGCGTTGCCGTCCGGCACCGCCGACTCCGGCTGGCTGCGCGCCTTCCACGCGGTCGTCCCGTCGCTGCTGCGGGCGTTCCGACCGCAGCTGCTGGTCACCCAGTGCGGTGCCGACGCGCACCGCCTCGACCCGCTGGCCGACCTGCGGCTCAGCGTCGACGGCCAGCGCGCGATCTACCTGCGGCTGCGGGCGCTGGCCGACGAACTCTGCGCCGGCCGCTGGGTGGCCACCGGCGGCGGCGGGTACGCCTTGGTCGAAGTGGTGCCCCGAGCCTGGACCCATCTGCTGGCGGTCGCCACCGGCGACGCGCTGCACCCGGCGACGCTCACCCCGCCCCGGTGGCGCGACCTCGCCGCCCGCCGGTGTCCCGGCCGGCAGGTGCCGCTGCGGATGACCGACGACGTCGACCCGGTGCATCAGCCGTGGCAACCGGAAGGCGAACCGGATCCGGTCGACCGCGCGATCATCGCCACCCGCAAGTCGGTGTTTCCGTTGCACGGCCTGGACCCGCACGATCCCCGGGACTGA
- a CDS encoding SAM-dependent methyltransferase: MTAYALLIHPSANRVYAESAVALAAAELAVFGDRTLDGRLGEVTVTSIGGLPYVTFTGDGLTDRDLSVLANLSARYALFAREGDLLRPVVVTGRDRFDSDLITIPKYAGKTNEQFTKLLLNVTVLATTGRDGAADPLAPDAPPLRVLDPMCGRGTTLNQAMMYGWHAAGVEIDGKDFEVYANFIRTWLKHKRLKHSAEIAQVRRNRTQLGRRLAITLAASKDDHKAGRTLDLTMVHADTRRSREFFRAGGFDAIVTDAPYGVAHGTRGQADRLTRDPLGLLAEALPVWVALLRPGGALGISWNTLVAARDDLAALLVKAGLEVAAGPGYGDFAHRVDQAIVRDLIVARRP, from the coding sequence ATGACCGCGTACGCCCTGTTGATCCACCCGTCCGCCAACCGGGTGTACGCCGAGTCAGCCGTCGCGCTGGCCGCCGCCGAACTGGCCGTGTTCGGCGACCGGACACTCGACGGGCGGCTCGGCGAGGTCACGGTCACCTCGATCGGCGGGCTGCCGTACGTGACCTTCACCGGTGACGGGCTGACCGACCGGGATCTGTCGGTGCTGGCCAACCTGTCCGCCCGGTACGCGTTGTTCGCCCGCGAGGGCGACCTGCTGCGGCCGGTCGTGGTGACCGGCCGGGACCGCTTCGACAGCGACCTGATCACCATCCCGAAGTACGCCGGGAAGACCAACGAACAGTTCACCAAGCTTCTGCTCAACGTCACCGTGTTGGCGACGACCGGCCGGGACGGGGCCGCCGATCCGCTCGCCCCGGACGCCCCGCCGCTGCGGGTCCTCGACCCGATGTGCGGCCGGGGCACCACGCTCAACCAGGCGATGATGTACGGCTGGCACGCCGCCGGGGTGGAGATCGACGGCAAGGACTTCGAGGTGTACGCCAATTTCATCCGTACCTGGTTGAAGCACAAGCGGCTCAAGCACTCGGCCGAGATCGCTCAGGTGCGCCGTAACCGGACCCAGTTGGGCCGGCGCCTGGCGATCACCCTGGCGGCCAGCAAGGACGATCACAAGGCGGGGCGCACCCTGGATCTGACGATGGTGCACGCCGACACCCGCCGCAGCCGGGAGTTCTTCCGGGCCGGCGGCTTCGACGCGATCGTCACCGACGCCCCGTACGGGGTAGCGCACGGCACCCGTGGTCAGGCGGACCGGCTGACCCGCGACCCGCTGGGTCTGCTGGCCGAGGCGCTGCCGGTGTGGGTGGCGCTGCTGCGTCCCGGCGGGGCGCTGGGGATCTCCTGGAACACCCTGGTCGCCGCCCGCGACGATCTGGCCGCGCTGCTGGTCAAGGCGGGTCTGGAGGTGGCGGCCGGTCCGGGGTACGGCGATTTCGCCCACCGGGTCGACCAGGCGATCGTCCGCGACCTGATCGTGGCCCGCCGCCCCTGA
- a CDS encoding glycosyltransferase family 2 protein: protein MSVDATGFELINTFAFILCVTFCAYVLSIMIVYLRRKPASAGDPDEFDWHLIVPCRDEAAVIGETVRHLVDTFDSATIWCVDDGSVDGTREILETFSGLDRVRILCRTPPKARQGKGAALNEAWAAIRSAARNDAAAGKLIVGVIDADSRLDVECFAKLAGSQYFGDSTVGAVQVEVRMVQCGSTRSAAVSHSRWGRMLIRLQDLEFRAPIAAMQELRRRTGSVGMGGNGQFTRLSVLNEIAESYGTPWHGALLEDFELGLHVLLVGSRTEYCPEAWVEQEALVTARHLLRQRSRWAQGSMQCARYFPAIMRSRHVRNSAAVEITYFLAAPWFQLVGTVTYTACLGVLVYYIRNTSDGAAGWWTRGGWGVIPLIVIFGILPFAVWGIAYRVRCAQSISRSTAIGIGFCHWVYSYVQCVAVWMAFVRLLRAKSDWQKTARVGTTVPPARLQSSAPG from the coding sequence ATGAGCGTTGACGCGACCGGCTTCGAACTGATAAACACGTTTGCGTTCATACTCTGTGTAACCTTCTGCGCGTACGTGCTGAGCATCATGATCGTCTACCTGCGCAGGAAACCCGCGTCAGCCGGCGACCCAGACGAGTTCGACTGGCATCTCATCGTGCCCTGCCGCGACGAGGCAGCAGTGATCGGCGAAACGGTACGACATCTCGTCGACACCTTCGACAGCGCCACGATCTGGTGTGTCGACGACGGATCGGTCGACGGGACCCGCGAGATTTTGGAGACCTTCAGCGGGCTGGACCGGGTTCGGATCCTCTGCCGTACCCCACCCAAAGCACGGCAGGGCAAGGGTGCGGCGCTGAATGAGGCATGGGCCGCCATCCGGTCCGCTGCGCGGAACGATGCAGCGGCCGGAAAATTGATCGTGGGCGTCATCGACGCCGATAGCAGGCTCGACGTCGAGTGTTTCGCGAAGCTCGCCGGGTCACAGTACTTCGGCGATTCGACGGTCGGGGCGGTCCAGGTCGAGGTCCGCATGGTGCAGTGCGGTTCAACTCGTAGCGCCGCAGTAAGTCACAGCCGGTGGGGTCGGATGCTGATCCGGTTGCAGGATCTGGAGTTCCGGGCACCGATCGCGGCCATGCAAGAACTGCGACGCCGCACCGGCAGTGTGGGGATGGGCGGGAACGGGCAGTTCACTCGATTGTCGGTGCTGAACGAGATCGCGGAGTCCTACGGGACCCCTTGGCACGGCGCACTTCTGGAGGATTTCGAGCTCGGACTGCACGTGCTGCTTGTCGGGTCCCGTACCGAATACTGCCCCGAGGCCTGGGTCGAGCAGGAGGCACTCGTCACGGCGCGCCATCTTCTCCGGCAGCGGTCCAGGTGGGCACAGGGGTCGATGCAATGCGCCCGGTACTTCCCAGCCATTATGCGCTCGCGCCATGTCAGGAACTCGGCGGCCGTCGAGATCACGTACTTCTTGGCCGCGCCGTGGTTCCAACTCGTAGGCACCGTAACGTACACGGCATGTCTCGGGGTCCTTGTCTATTACATCAGGAACACGTCTGATGGAGCGGCGGGATGGTGGACGCGCGGCGGCTGGGGCGTCATACCCCTTATAGTAATTTTCGGAATACTTCCGTTCGCGGTCTGGGGGATCGCCTACCGCGTCCGGTGCGCGCAGAGCATCAGCCGGTCCACGGCGATTGGGATCGGGTTCTGCCACTGGGTCTACAGCTACGTCCAGTGCGTGGCGGTGTGGATGGCCTTCGTGCGCCTGCTGCGCGCGAAGTCGGACTGGCAGAAGACCGCGCGAGTCGGCACGACAGTGCCACCAGCGAGGCTTCAATCCAGCGCACCGGGCTGA
- a CDS encoding DUF5522 domain-containing protein, translated as MAGERARRLPLADRPLTEPHPARLAPDHPDRAAILAAHAAALAAGDPGYLDPASGLFVLTAAFLAGRGTCCGQGCRHCPYLRED; from the coding sequence ATGGCGGGGGAGCGGGCGCGACGGCTGCCGTTGGCCGACCGACCCCTCACCGAGCCGCATCCGGCCCGCCTGGCACCCGACCATCCGGACCGGGCGGCGATCCTGGCGGCCCACGCGGCCGCGCTCGCCGCCGGTGACCCCGGCTATCTCGATCCGGCCAGCGGGTTGTTCGTGCTGACCGCCGCCTTCCTCGCCGGCCGGGGCACCTGCTGCGGCCAGGGCTGCCGGCACTGCCCGTACCTGCGGGAAGACTGA
- a CDS encoding metal-dependent transcriptional regulator, whose protein sequence is MTVNDLVDTTEMYLRTILELEEESVPPLRARIAERLHQSGPTVSQTVARMERDGLLTIEDDRHLRLTDTGRAQAVSVMRKHRLAELLLVNVIGMPYEEAHEEACRWEHVMSDAVERKVYDLLNRPTRSPYGNPIPGLDALGGSPTVAAEADTSGDVERNLAFPGLTGAVVVRRICESVQTNSDVLRQLHAAGVDPGATVTVAQGRDGVTIDRSGEQIHLPREVASRVFVAAAADHGRSLASAAV, encoded by the coding sequence CTGACCGTGAATGATCTTGTTGATACCACCGAGATGTATCTCCGGACGATTCTCGAACTCGAAGAAGAGTCCGTTCCGCCGCTGCGCGCCCGGATCGCCGAGCGGCTGCACCAGAGCGGTCCCACGGTCAGCCAGACAGTCGCCCGGATGGAGCGTGACGGTCTGCTCACCATCGAGGACGACCGGCATCTGCGGCTCACCGACACCGGTCGGGCCCAGGCGGTGTCCGTGATGCGCAAGCACCGACTGGCCGAACTGCTCCTGGTCAACGTCATCGGCATGCCGTACGAAGAGGCCCACGAGGAAGCCTGCCGGTGGGAACACGTGATGAGCGACGCCGTCGAGCGCAAGGTCTACGACCTGCTCAACCGGCCGACCCGCTCGCCGTACGGCAACCCGATCCCGGGTCTGGACGCGCTGGGCGGCAGCCCGACCGTCGCCGCCGAGGCCGACACCTCCGGTGACGTCGAACGCAACCTGGCGTTCCCCGGTCTCACCGGCGCGGTCGTGGTGCGACGCATCTGCGAGAGCGTGCAGACCAACTCGGACGTGTTGCGCCAACTGCACGCCGCCGGGGTCGACCCGGGAGCCACCGTGACCGTCGCGCAGGGCCGCGACGGGGTGACGATCGACCGGTCCGGCGAGCAGATCCATCTGCCCCGCGAGGTGGCGTCGCGGGTGTTCGTCGCGGCGGCGGCCGATCACGGGCGGTCCCTCGCCAGCGCCGCTGTCTGA